A stretch of the Xiphias gladius isolate SHS-SW01 ecotype Sanya breed wild chromosome 21, ASM1685928v1, whole genome shotgun sequence genome encodes the following:
- the arl8bb gene encoding ADP-ribosylation factor-like 8Bb — protein sequence MLALINRLLDWFRSLFWKEEMELTLVGLQYSGKTTFVNVIASGQFSEDMIPTVGFNMRKVTKGNVTIKIWDIGGQPRFRSMWERYCRGVNAIVYMVDAADREKIEASRNELHNLLDKPQLQGIPVLVLGNKRDLPNALDEKQLIEKMNLSAIQDREICCYSVSCKEKDNIDITLQWLIQHSKSRRS from the exons ATGCTGGCCCTCATTAACAGGCTTTTGGACTGGTTCAGGTCCCTCTTCTGGAAAGAGGAGATGGAGCTTACATTAGTGGGACTTCAGTACTCCGGAAAAACCACATTCGTCAATGTGATTGCA TCAGGCCAGTTCAGTGAAGACATGATTCCCACAGTCGGTTTCAACATGCGGAAGGTCACTAAAGGCAATGTGACAATAAAG atATGGGACATAGGTGGACAGCCCCGCTTCAGAAGCATGTGGGAACGCTACTGTAGAGGAGTCAATGCAATTGT TTACATGGTGGATGCAGCAGACCGAGAGAAGATAGAAGCTTCCAGAAACGAACTGCACAACCTTTTAGACAAACCACAACTACAGGGAATTCCT gttCTAGTACTGGGCAACAAACGAGACCTACCCAACGCCCTTGATGAGAAGCAACTCATTGAAAAAAT GAACCTATCTGCTATTCAGGACCGAGAGATCTGCTGCTACTCTGTCTCctgcaaagagaaagacaacaTAG ATATCACGCTGCAGTGGCTCATCCAGCATTCAAAGTCCAGGAGAAGCTGA